Proteins encoded by one window of Actinocorallia herbida:
- a CDS encoding four-helix bundle copper-binding protein, protein MPVLEMIRTYPADITLDRDLMADTVSALIECAQACTACADACLSEPDLAMLGKCVRTNLDCADICDTTAKVLSRHTGYDAGLSVAQLRSCIVACDTCADECAEHAGHHAHCQLCADSCRTCSAACERLMDAMITT, encoded by the coding sequence ATGCCCGTCCTTGAAATGATCAGGACCTATCCGGCCGACATCACCCTCGACCGCGACCTCATGGCCGACACCGTGAGCGCGCTCATCGAGTGCGCGCAGGCCTGCACGGCGTGCGCCGACGCGTGCCTCAGCGAGCCCGACCTGGCGATGCTCGGCAAATGCGTGCGCACCAACCTGGACTGCGCCGACATCTGCGACACCACGGCCAAGGTCCTCTCGCGCCACACCGGCTATGACGCCGGCCTCAGCGTGGCCCAGCTCAGATCCTGCATCGTCGCCTGCGACACCTGCGCCGACGAATGCGCCGAGCACGCCGGCCACCACGCCCACTGCCAACTCTGCGCCGATTCCTGCCGCACCTGCTCGGCCGCCTGCGAACGCCTCATGGACGCCATGATCACCACCTGA
- a CDS encoding TetR/AcrR family transcriptional regulator, with protein MSPQRADALRNRDLLLETARRAVASGDLSLQLNELARRAGMGVGTAYRHFPTRRALLEALAAPAFAAVLDGARTAASHDDARTAVEVLVRGLLDGQLADAAFAEVIAALPADDVLPETTALRREFGDLTRTVVDRARDSGALRADLTDEDLHHLVCGTVFALGLAPEPPARVEAYLRVLLDGVRAPRSPDRA; from the coding sequence ATGTCACCGCAGCGCGCCGATGCCCTCCGCAACCGAGATCTCCTTCTCGAGACGGCTCGCCGGGCCGTCGCGTCGGGGGACCTGTCGCTGCAGCTCAACGAGTTGGCCCGCCGCGCCGGCATGGGCGTGGGAACCGCCTACCGGCACTTCCCCACCCGGCGGGCGCTGCTGGAGGCGCTCGCCGCCCCCGCGTTCGCCGCGGTCCTGGACGGTGCCCGCACCGCGGCCTCGCACGACGACGCGCGGACCGCGGTGGAGGTCCTCGTGCGCGGCCTGCTCGACGGGCAACTGGCCGACGCGGCCTTCGCCGAGGTCATCGCCGCCCTCCCGGCCGACGACGTGCTCCCCGAGACCACCGCGCTCCGCAGAGAGTTCGGCGACCTCACCCGTACGGTCGTCGACCGAGCCCGCGACAGCGGCGCGCTCCGCGCCGACCTCACCGACGAAGACCTGCACCACCTGGTCTGCGGCACCGTCTTCGCCCTCGGCCTCGCCCCCGAACCACCCGCCCGCGTCGAGGCCTACCTACGCGTCCTGCTCGACGGCGTCCGCGCCCCGCGCAGCCCCGACCGGGCCTGA
- a CDS encoding MFS transporter, with product MNAPAPKARPFLAVLLTMMLIEGAGIFEQSMVLGGIPFFAEHFQADLVAVSWIITIFVLVGAVSAVVAGRLGDLYGRRRVLVVLLTLSLLGSVVSIVFGTLPALIAGRALQGTSAGIIPLLIGIARETMPEKRVPVVVSIITATATLSGGLGMLVAGIFIDAGQWRLMFAAAGGLALLALLACVLTLPNSPGSADGSGRVDWVGAALLTPALSLVLYGLTSANGKGFGSSAVLATAGIGAVLLAVWVWWELRTSDPIVDLRLMIDAKISRTMLVVVFSGLGLLSVSSIISPLAAQLPADLPVGAGLSATQFGGISMLGAVIGFALSPLAGKFAARHGGALLSIIAGGIALVAILLLLRSPLNKEVPVVGTAIVLMGVAAAFLLAAIYNMLVESVPAENTGAFIGTAQVVRNLLMAVGTAAASSLISSDVVPGTTAPTAGAWALTLGYLIAVIVIAIGVAFTVFRRSAAVAAPAPLAVREA from the coding sequence GTGAACGCCCCTGCCCCCAAGGCGAGACCGTTCCTCGCCGTCCTGCTCACGATGATGCTCATCGAGGGCGCCGGCATCTTCGAGCAGTCGATGGTGCTCGGCGGAATCCCGTTCTTCGCCGAGCACTTCCAGGCCGACCTCGTCGCCGTCTCCTGGATCATCACCATCTTCGTCCTGGTCGGCGCCGTCTCCGCGGTCGTCGCCGGACGGCTCGGCGACCTCTACGGACGCCGCCGCGTCCTGGTCGTGCTCCTCACGCTGTCGCTGCTCGGCTCGGTCGTCAGCATCGTGTTCGGCACGCTGCCCGCGCTCATCGCCGGGCGCGCCCTGCAGGGCACGAGTGCGGGCATCATCCCGCTGCTCATCGGCATAGCCCGTGAGACCATGCCCGAAAAGCGGGTGCCCGTCGTCGTCTCCATCATCACCGCGACCGCGACCCTGTCCGGCGGCCTCGGCATGCTCGTCGCGGGCATCTTCATCGACGCCGGGCAGTGGCGCCTGATGTTCGCCGCAGCGGGCGGCCTGGCCCTCCTCGCCCTGCTCGCCTGTGTCCTGACCCTGCCGAACTCCCCCGGCTCGGCCGATGGCTCCGGCCGTGTCGACTGGGTCGGAGCCGCTCTGCTCACGCCCGCGCTGTCCCTCGTCCTGTACGGGCTCACTTCCGCGAACGGCAAGGGCTTCGGCTCGTCGGCCGTCCTGGCGACCGCCGGGATCGGCGCGGTACTGCTGGCCGTCTGGGTGTGGTGGGAGCTGCGGACGTCCGACCCGATCGTTGACCTGCGCCTCATGATCGACGCCAAGATCTCCCGGACGATGCTCGTCGTCGTCTTCAGCGGCCTCGGCCTGCTGTCGGTGTCCTCGATCATCTCGCCGCTCGCCGCGCAGCTGCCGGCGGACCTGCCGGTGGGCGCGGGCCTGAGCGCCACGCAGTTCGGCGGGATCAGCATGCTCGGCGCGGTCATCGGCTTCGCGCTCTCACCGCTCGCCGGCAAGTTCGCCGCCCGGCATGGCGGCGCGTTGCTGTCGATCATCGCGGGAGGGATCGCGCTGGTGGCGATCCTTCTGCTGCTGCGCAGCCCGCTCAACAAGGAGGTGCCCGTCGTCGGGACCGCGATCGTGCTGATGGGCGTGGCCGCGGCGTTCCTTCTCGCGGCCATCTACAACATGCTGGTGGAGTCCGTGCCCGCCGAGAACACCGGCGCGTTCATCGGTACCGCCCAGGTCGTGCGCAACCTCCTCATGGCGGTCGGCACGGCCGCGGCGTCCTCGCTCATCTCCTCCGACGTCGTCCCGGGCACCACCGCGCCCACGGCCGGAGCCTGGGCTCTCACGCTCGGATACCTGATCGCGGTGATCGTCATAGCCATAGGCGTGGCGTTCACCGTCTTCCGCCGCTCCGCCGCCGTGGCGGCACCGGCGCCCCTCGCGGTACGCGAAGCCTGA
- a CDS encoding ferredoxin produces MLIHVDFAKCTGLGICESLAPDFFEIDEDGRLLVPRADLTGITDAELADVRDAVVACPTAALRLAEDTSE; encoded by the coding sequence ATGCTGATTCACGTCGACTTCGCCAAGTGCACCGGCCTGGGCATCTGCGAGTCGCTCGCTCCGGACTTCTTCGAGATCGACGAGGACGGAAGGCTCCTCGTCCCGCGCGCCGACCTCACCGGCATCACCGACGCGGAGCTGGCCGACGTCCGTGACGCGGTCGTCGCCTGTCCCACCGCCGCGCTGCGCCTGGCCGAGGATACGTCCGAATGA
- a CDS encoding cytochrome P450, with protein sequence MDLFTTAHPFTTGVDISSDEFWSKPFDERDKAFARLRAEAPVSWHPPVSYPAPHGEQGFWAVTRAADITTVSMDSETFQSRNGFTLDPIGASAAGGSFFLAMDPPEHSRYRSLVSAAFTPKQIKKIDDRIAANAHLIVDDLIGAGEVDFVEACSSRLPMETVSDIVGVPASERKRVAQAAENLFGAGEAHRMAPEEAVNLKMEEAIYLYSLAKDLAAHRRANPADDLLTNLVQAEIDGHGLTDDDIGAFMLLMATAGNDTTKQTTSHTMLSLAAHPEQRDWLMKDFDGRIMGAIEEFVRHATPVMTFTRTASRDVELNGAQIAAGDKVAMFYCSGNRDESVFDNAAAFDLSRPRFPRHVAFGGGGTHFCLGNGVAKVQLRSIIGELLRRLPDITFGTPVAMKSNFVNGIESLPAHVG encoded by the coding sequence ATGGACCTGTTCACCACCGCCCACCCCTTCACCACCGGCGTCGACATCTCCTCCGACGAGTTCTGGAGCAAGCCGTTCGACGAGCGGGACAAGGCCTTCGCGCGGCTGCGCGCCGAGGCCCCGGTCAGCTGGCACCCGCCCGTCTCTTACCCCGCCCCGCACGGCGAGCAGGGCTTCTGGGCGGTGACGCGGGCCGCGGACATCACCACCGTCAGCATGGACAGCGAGACGTTCCAGTCCCGCAACGGCTTCACCCTCGACCCGATCGGCGCCTCCGCCGCGGGCGGATCGTTCTTCCTGGCCATGGACCCGCCCGAGCACAGCAGGTACCGCAGCCTGGTCAGCGCGGCGTTCACACCCAAGCAGATCAAGAAGATCGACGACCGGATCGCCGCGAACGCCCACCTGATCGTCGACGACTTGATCGGTGCGGGTGAGGTCGACTTCGTAGAGGCATGCTCCAGCCGACTGCCCATGGAGACGGTCTCCGACATCGTCGGCGTGCCGGCCTCAGAGCGCAAGCGGGTCGCGCAGGCGGCGGAGAACCTGTTCGGTGCGGGCGAGGCGCACAGGATGGCGCCCGAGGAGGCGGTGAACCTCAAGATGGAGGAGGCGATCTACCTCTACTCCCTGGCCAAGGACCTCGCGGCCCACCGCCGCGCGAACCCCGCCGACGACCTGCTCACCAACCTGGTGCAGGCCGAGATCGACGGGCACGGCCTCACCGACGACGACATCGGCGCGTTCATGCTGCTGATGGCGACCGCCGGCAACGACACCACCAAGCAGACGACCAGCCACACCATGCTCAGCCTGGCCGCGCATCCCGAGCAGCGCGACTGGCTGATGAAGGACTTCGACGGCCGCATCATGGGCGCGATCGAGGAGTTCGTCCGCCACGCCACCCCCGTCATGACCTTCACCCGCACCGCCTCGCGTGATGTCGAGCTGAACGGCGCGCAGATCGCCGCCGGGGACAAGGTGGCGATGTTCTACTGCTCGGGCAACCGCGACGAGAGCGTCTTCGACAACGCCGCGGCGTTCGACCTGTCCCGGCCCCGCTTCCCCCGCCACGTCGCCTTCGGTGGCGGTGGCACCCACTTCTGCCTCGGCAACGGCGTCGCCAAGGTCCAGCTCCGCTCCATCATCGGCGAACTGCTGCGCCGCCTGCCGGACATCACCTTCGGCACCCCCGTGGCGATGAAGAGCAACTTCGTCAACGGCATCGAGTCCCTGCCCGCGCACGTGGGCTGA
- a CDS encoding NAD(P)-dependent alcohol dehydrogenase yields the protein MTTSLSAVLRDPAGPYSLETLELDEPGPSEALVRVVASGLCHTDLMGRAGVLGEHFLPAVLGHEGSGVVEKVGPGVTDFAPGDHVVLSFDSCGTCPGCLAGRPTDCTGFEARNLSGLTADGRRTARDARGEPVTNRWFGQSSFARYSLTTVRNMVKVEQDLPLELLGPLGCSIQTGAGSVLNAMRLAPGQSLAVFGAGAVGLSAIMAARLSGASDIVAVDLNPARRDLALKLGATRAVDGGDADVVGAVTGGGGGLDFSFDTTGVSAVMANAVRVLNRPGTCILVGAGMDMLTLHPAELTGKTVTYLYEGGAVPQLFIPRLIELWRQGVFPFEELITRYRLDEIDRAEADAIAGTAVKPVLVMP from the coding sequence ATGACCACTTCCCTGAGCGCCGTTCTGCGGGACCCGGCCGGCCCGTACTCTCTGGAGACCCTCGAACTCGACGAGCCCGGCCCCAGCGAGGCCCTCGTCCGCGTCGTCGCCTCGGGCCTGTGCCACACCGACCTGATGGGACGCGCCGGCGTGCTGGGCGAGCACTTCCTGCCCGCCGTCCTCGGCCACGAGGGCTCCGGCGTCGTCGAGAAGGTCGGGCCCGGCGTCACCGACTTCGCGCCCGGCGACCACGTCGTCCTCAGCTTCGACTCCTGCGGCACATGCCCAGGCTGCCTCGCCGGGCGTCCCACCGACTGCACCGGCTTCGAGGCCCGCAACCTCAGCGGCCTCACCGCCGACGGCCGCCGTACCGCACGCGACGCCCGAGGCGAGCCCGTCACCAACCGGTGGTTCGGCCAGTCCTCCTTCGCCCGGTACTCCCTGACGACGGTCCGGAACATGGTGAAGGTCGAACAGGATCTGCCCCTGGAGCTGCTCGGGCCGCTCGGCTGCAGCATCCAGACCGGCGCCGGATCCGTCCTCAACGCGATGCGGCTCGCCCCCGGGCAGTCCCTCGCCGTCTTCGGCGCGGGCGCGGTCGGCCTGTCGGCGATCATGGCGGCCCGCCTGTCGGGTGCGAGCGACATCGTCGCGGTCGACCTCAACCCCGCCCGGCGCGACCTTGCCCTGAAGCTCGGCGCCACTCGCGCCGTCGACGGCGGCGACGCGGACGTCGTCGGGGCGGTCACCGGGGGCGGAGGAGGGCTCGACTTCAGCTTCGACACCACCGGAGTCAGCGCGGTCATGGCCAACGCCGTGCGCGTGCTGAACCGGCCGGGTACCTGCATCCTCGTCGGCGCGGGCATGGACATGCTCACCCTGCACCCGGCCGAACTGACCGGTAAGACCGTCACCTATCTCTACGAGGGCGGCGCCGTCCCACAACTGTTCATCCCCCGCCTCATCGAGCTGTGGCGCCAGGGCGTGTTCCCCTTCGAGGAGCTCATCACCCGCTACCGGCTCGACGAGATCGACCGGGCAGAGGCCGACGCGATCGCGGGCACCGCGGTCAAACCCGTCCTTGTCATGCCCTGA
- a CDS encoding NAD(P)/FAD-dependent oxidoreductase, with translation MSDRKPLVVVGASLAGLRAVESARASGYDGPITLIGAEPHLPYDRPPLSKAFLEGKTDVPMFREEATYAAELGVEVMLGAPADRLDPDEDIVWVGGEPVEFSALVVATGASARIPEAWAAIPGVTCLRGLDDALAVKSALESGARVVVIGAGFIGSEVASAARHHGCAVTVLEAQPAPLARAVGTDLGHALAAVHVNNGTDLRLGTAVRAIHGTGRVESVELDDGTLLPADLVVVGIGASPATAWLRGSGVALHEVDGGILCDEHLATSRPGVYAAGDAVHWPNALLDQELVRLENWTNAAAQGGAAGRNAVQAGDPQRYETVPYVWSDWYDTRIQLIGHPAEDEVKIVSGEVGGERLIVLYRSGDRLAGAFTLNEPGKIMKYRRLIHRRGTWDEALALFPA, from the coding sequence ATGAGCGACCGTAAGCCCCTCGTCGTCGTCGGAGCCTCGCTGGCGGGCTTGCGCGCCGTTGAGAGCGCGCGGGCCTCCGGGTACGACGGTCCCATCACCTTGATAGGGGCCGAGCCCCACCTTCCCTACGACAGGCCGCCGCTGTCCAAGGCGTTCCTCGAAGGCAAGACCGACGTCCCGATGTTCCGTGAGGAGGCCACCTACGCGGCCGAACTGGGCGTCGAGGTCATGCTCGGCGCGCCCGCGGACAGGCTCGACCCCGATGAGGACATCGTCTGGGTGGGCGGCGAGCCGGTCGAGTTCTCCGCGCTCGTCGTGGCGACCGGAGCGTCCGCCCGCATCCCGGAGGCGTGGGCGGCGATCCCGGGCGTCACCTGCCTGCGCGGCCTGGACGACGCCCTCGCGGTGAAGTCCGCGCTGGAGTCCGGGGCGCGGGTCGTCGTCATCGGCGCGGGATTCATCGGCTCCGAGGTCGCCTCGGCCGCCCGCCACCACGGCTGCGCCGTCACCGTGCTGGAAGCGCAGCCCGCACCGCTGGCCAGGGCCGTTGGCACGGATCTCGGGCACGCGCTGGCGGCCGTCCACGTGAACAACGGCACCGACCTGCGGCTCGGCACCGCGGTGCGGGCGATCCACGGGACGGGGCGTGTCGAGTCCGTCGAGCTCGACGACGGCACGCTGCTGCCCGCCGACCTCGTCGTCGTCGGGATCGGTGCGAGCCCCGCCACCGCTTGGCTGCGGGGATCGGGTGTCGCCCTGCACGAGGTGGATGGCGGGATCCTGTGCGATGAGCACCTCGCCACTTCCCGGCCGGGCGTGTACGCCGCGGGCGACGCCGTCCACTGGCCCAACGCGCTCCTCGACCAGGAGCTCGTCCGGCTGGAGAACTGGACCAACGCCGCCGCCCAGGGCGGCGCGGCGGGCCGCAACGCCGTCCAGGCCGGCGATCCCCAGCGCTACGAGACCGTCCCGTACGTCTGGAGCGACTGGTACGACACCCGCATCCAGCTCATCGGGCACCCCGCCGAGGACGAGGTCAAGATCGTCTCCGGCGAGGTCGGAGGGGAGCGCCTGATCGTTCTGTACCGGTCCGGCGACCGGCTCGCGGGTGCTTTCACCCTCAACGAGCCCGGCAAGATCATGAAGTACCGGCGGCTCATCCACCGGCGCGGCACCTGGGACGAGGCTCTCGCCCTGTTCCCCGCGTGA
- a CDS encoding RICIN domain-containing protein, with the protein MVISLVVGSSVVGATGAVAYAPIGRTVQITSVVDGTCIEAVEILGRSFVYSAGCTGGADQDWVFTCLGDEQIPSCDVGGGYQVLNIVHADTGLCLDRDYNATPGKEHDRLYLGPCLGVTVDHTWAFKPMPEFGGFILGGFPCVTRTGIGARLRLSECWHAPTADSVWRTYHPV; encoded by the coding sequence GTGGTGATATCGCTCGTGGTGGGGTCGAGTGTGGTCGGGGCGACGGGAGCGGTGGCCTATGCGCCGATCGGGCGGACGGTCCAGATCACGAGCGTCGTCGACGGCACCTGCATCGAGGCGGTCGAGATCCTCGGCCGCTCCTTCGTCTACTCCGCGGGCTGCACCGGCGGCGCGGACCAGGACTGGGTGTTCACGTGCCTCGGCGACGAGCAGATTCCCAGCTGTGATGTGGGGGGCGGCTACCAGGTGCTCAATATCGTCCACGCCGACACCGGGCTCTGCCTGGACAGGGACTACAACGCCACGCCAGGGAAGGAACACGACCGCCTTTACCTCGGCCCCTGTCTCGGAGTGACCGTCGACCACACCTGGGCGTTCAAACCCATGCCCGAGTTCGGTGGTTTCATCCTCGGGGGGTTCCCCTGCGTCACCCGCACCGGAATCGGCGCGCGCCTCAGACTCAGCGAGTGCTGGCACGCGCCCACCGCCGACTCGGTCTGGCGCACGTACCACCCTGTGTGA
- a CDS encoding TetR/AcrR family transcriptional regulator, whose translation MADRAWERSRDAEMRAPAFKQVRYERILEAALEILQDQEYEQIKVDDVARHAEMAKATLYRYFASKDQVYAVVLRRWAERELQRAVTSAEPGEVHACARAVIGAYERQPQFFRLELLLSTSTEREVRAEMSALSARTRQLYARGFAACGVSSPYDAAVTLQALMRSFLTGVIIHEMPLSTAHRRITRFIDLCTAPESLTRTRPARSAEPPPRPAEDEKRSSAKQARRDLIVRVATEALAEQPYEQIHVSQIAQRAQMAPGTLYRHFPSKDHLYAIVIREWFRTSRFLLPFDDLAPSERVRARTSAALETFEAQPQFFLLNLLLYSAPDPAVHDVLAEVASHAECLLAQDFHAAGVTDSYDASVMLMAILHSLAQAALTYDTSFPEVHRIADAFIALTTTASRPGPTAP comes from the coding sequence ATGGCCGACCGGGCATGGGAGCGTTCACGGGACGCCGAGATGCGGGCTCCCGCGTTCAAGCAGGTGCGCTACGAGCGAATCCTTGAGGCCGCCCTGGAGATCCTCCAGGATCAGGAGTACGAGCAGATCAAGGTCGATGACGTGGCGCGGCACGCCGAGATGGCCAAGGCCACCCTGTACCGCTACTTCGCGTCCAAGGACCAGGTGTACGCGGTCGTCCTGCGCCGGTGGGCCGAACGCGAGCTGCAACGGGCCGTGACCTCAGCCGAGCCCGGCGAGGTCCACGCCTGTGCCCGGGCCGTCATCGGCGCCTACGAGCGGCAGCCACAGTTCTTCAGACTCGAACTCCTGCTCTCCACCAGCACAGAGCGCGAGGTCCGGGCGGAAATGTCGGCGTTGAGCGCGCGGACCCGTCAGCTGTACGCCCGGGGATTCGCCGCCTGCGGAGTCTCTTCTCCCTACGACGCCGCGGTCACCCTTCAGGCACTCATGCGGTCATTTCTCACCGGAGTCATCATCCACGAGATGCCGCTCTCCACCGCCCACCGTCGCATCACCCGGTTCATCGACCTGTGCACTGCGCCGGAGAGCCTCACGCGGACACGGCCTGCCCGTTCCGCGGAACCGCCGCCCAGGCCCGCCGAGGACGAGAAGCGGTCCAGCGCGAAGCAGGCGCGACGGGACCTCATCGTGCGGGTCGCCACGGAGGCTCTCGCCGAACAGCCCTATGAGCAGATCCACGTCTCACAGATCGCGCAACGCGCCCAGATGGCGCCGGGAACGCTTTACCGGCATTTCCCCTCCAAGGACCATCTCTATGCGATCGTCATCCGCGAATGGTTCCGGACCAGCCGGTTCCTCCTCCCCTTCGACGATCTGGCGCCCTCAGAACGCGTCCGCGCGCGCACCTCGGCCGCTCTGGAGACGTTCGAGGCCCAGCCGCAGTTCTTCCTCCTCAACCTGCTCCTGTACTCGGCTCCGGACCCTGCGGTCCACGATGTCCTCGCCGAGGTCGCCTCGCACGCGGAGTGCCTACTTGCGCAGGACTTCCACGCCGCCGGCGTGACCGACTCCTACGACGCCTCCGTCATGCTCATGGCCATCCTGCACTCCCTGGCCCAAGCCGCCCTCACCTACGACACCAGCTTCCCCGAAGTCCACCGCATCGCCGACGCCTTCATCGCCCTCACCACCACGGCATCCCGCCCCGGCCCAACGGCACCCTGA
- a CDS encoding TetR/AcrR family transcriptional regulator, translated as MTAPDARQELDLRGLLRQVEASGTRPHRFWLAPKPGQQERYERILVAAIEIAREKGYDAVQMRAVAARSEASLATVYTYFTSRDYLVFCAVVGWSSLARWRAGQEADQGGTPEERIMAVWARLAYVWLDEQRLLETWARSMMTRDTRVADAIRNTDWLYWAGDVSELDIAEELKDHLTLANELFFAGVVRWAFGQADLDTVLDRVLAFARRPLEAAAVRS; from the coding sequence ATGACAGCACCCGACGCGCGCCAGGAATTGGATCTGCGCGGCCTCCTGCGCCAGGTCGAGGCGAGCGGCACCAGGCCGCACCGGTTCTGGCTGGCGCCCAAACCCGGACAGCAGGAACGGTACGAGCGCATCCTCGTGGCGGCGATCGAGATCGCCCGCGAGAAGGGATACGACGCCGTGCAGATGCGTGCGGTCGCCGCGCGGTCGGAGGCGTCGCTGGCCACGGTGTACACCTATTTCACTTCGCGGGACTATCTAGTGTTCTGCGCCGTGGTCGGCTGGTCCTCGCTCGCCCGCTGGCGGGCCGGCCAGGAGGCCGACCAGGGCGGCACGCCCGAAGAGCGGATCATGGCGGTGTGGGCGCGTCTGGCGTACGTCTGGCTCGACGAGCAGCGACTCCTCGAGACCTGGGCGCGGTCGATGATGACGCGCGACACCCGCGTCGCCGACGCGATCCGGAACACCGACTGGCTGTATTGGGCTGGCGACGTCAGCGAACTCGACATCGCGGAGGAGCTCAAGGACCACCTCACGCTGGCCAACGAGCTCTTCTTCGCGGGCGTCGTCCGCTGGGCGTTCGGCCAGGCCGACCTCGACACGGTCCTCGACCGGGTCCTGGCGTTCGCCCGCCGGCCGCTGGAAGCCGCCGCGGTGAGGTCCTGA
- a CDS encoding aldehyde dehydrogenase family protein, which produces MTDPCMTINGLPVPAKATFEVIDPATAEVFAQAPDCGREQLDLAMSSANAAFGQWRRDDDRRREALRSGAAELYADIERIAGLLTLEQGKPLEDARMEVMGAAYWLNHFADLKLAREIVQDDENGFAEVVRRPLGVVAAITPWNVPVTLAAWKIAPALRAGNTMVLKPSPYTPLSTLAMGEALARALPPGVLNVVSGLEPLGAQMTAHPVPRKVSFTGSTPTGMAIARTAADDLKRLTLELGGNDPAILLDDADPEVIAESLFWGAFANNGQVCLAVKRVYAPEGIYADVVEALAERARTVRVDAGTVDGARLGPINNRPQFDRVAGLVRDALAKGARAAAGGAPLDRPGYFFAPTILADVSEGLAIVEEEQFGPALPVIAYRDLDDVIAQANSGPYGLTASVWSPDIARARAVATELECGQVAINAHGTGARPDLPFGGVKHSGIGVENGVWGLHGFTDVQTVVSPAIPQR; this is translated from the coding sequence ATGACCGATCCGTGCATGACGATCAACGGCCTGCCCGTTCCGGCGAAGGCGACGTTCGAGGTGATCGATCCGGCGACCGCCGAAGTCTTCGCCCAAGCCCCCGACTGCGGCCGTGAGCAGCTCGACCTCGCCATGTCCAGCGCGAACGCCGCGTTCGGGCAGTGGCGGCGTGACGATGACCGCCGCCGTGAGGCACTGCGTTCAGGCGCTGCCGAGCTGTACGCCGACATCGAGCGGATCGCCGGTCTGCTGACCCTGGAGCAGGGCAAGCCGCTGGAGGACGCCAGGATGGAGGTGATGGGCGCGGCGTACTGGCTGAACCACTTCGCCGACCTGAAGCTTGCGCGCGAGATCGTCCAGGACGACGAGAACGGCTTCGCCGAGGTCGTCCGGCGGCCGCTGGGCGTGGTCGCGGCCATCACCCCGTGGAACGTCCCGGTGACGCTCGCAGCCTGGAAGATCGCCCCGGCGCTGCGGGCGGGCAACACGATGGTGCTCAAGCCGTCGCCCTACACCCCTTTGTCGACCCTGGCGATGGGTGAGGCGCTGGCGCGGGCCTTGCCGCCCGGAGTCCTGAACGTCGTGTCCGGCCTTGAGCCCCTGGGAGCGCAGATGACGGCCCACCCTGTGCCGCGCAAGGTGAGCTTCACCGGCTCCACCCCGACCGGCATGGCCATCGCGCGCACGGCCGCCGACGACCTCAAGCGGCTGACCCTGGAGCTGGGCGGCAACGACCCGGCGATCCTCCTGGACGACGCCGACCCCGAGGTGATCGCCGAGAGCCTCTTCTGGGGTGCCTTCGCCAACAACGGGCAGGTCTGCCTCGCCGTCAAGCGGGTCTACGCGCCGGAGGGCATCTACGCCGACGTCGTCGAGGCGCTCGCCGAGCGGGCCCGCACCGTCAGGGTCGACGCAGGGACAGTCGACGGCGCACGGCTGGGGCCGATCAACAACCGGCCGCAGTTCGACCGGGTGGCCGGACTGGTCCGGGACGCGCTGGCCAAGGGCGCTCGGGCCGCGGCGGGCGGCGCTCCCCTCGACCGGCCGGGCTACTTCTTCGCACCGACGATCCTCGCCGACGTGTCGGAAGGCCTGGCCATCGTCGAGGAGGAGCAGTTCGGTCCCGCCCTGCCCGTCATCGCCTACCGCGACCTGGACGACGTGATCGCCCAGGCCAACAGCGGACCGTACGGGCTTACCGCCTCTGTGTGGTCACCCGACATCGCCCGGGCCCGCGCCGTCGCCACCGAGCTGGAGTGCGGGCAGGTCGCCATCAACGCGCACGGCACGGGAGCCCGCCCCGATCTGCCGTTCGGCGGCGTGAAGCACAGCGGTATCGGCGTTGAGAACGGCGTCTGGGGCCTGCACGGCTTCACCGACGTCCAGACCGTCGTCTCCCCGGCCATCCCACAGCGCTGA